The following is a genomic window from Mustela erminea isolate mMusErm1 chromosome 2, mMusErm1.Pri, whole genome shotgun sequence.
CATTCAGAGGCCGGGAGCCGCGTGTCCTTAACCCGCTGGCCGCGCACGGAGAATGGAGAGTCACACAGGTAGTTGTCTGGCCAGTCGGTCAGGATCTGGGCCAGCGACTGCTGCTCCCGAGTGAAAGACAAGAATTCACAGGAGCAAAGGAAATTGTTACTGCCAGCTTCCAAAGCCTCCAATGTGCTAAAAGAATCAAGTTGCTCCTTAGTGAAAGTACTTATTGTATTTCTGCTGATTCTCAAGACGTGTAACATGGGTAAGAAGGAGGCATCTGGTAGGGTCTTCAACTTATTTCTGGAAATATAAAGTTCTTTGAGTTGTGGCAAAATCAGGGAAAAGGAATCGAGGTTGTTATTGCTAATATCTAAAATTTCCAGCATCCAGGGGATGCAGCGGGTGACACTGTATATTCTCGTGTTGGATAAGTTCAAGTATTTCAACTTGTCTGGCCACTGACAAGTTTCAGGCATAGAAACATAATTATTCTTACTAATGTCAAGCTTAGTCAGGTTTTTCAGAGTAAGCAAAGTTTCTCCGGTTTTTTCTAATGATTTCAAACGATTTTGCCTTAAAATTAGGGTTTGCAGGAGGGGCCAGGCCTGCTCACAGGCTGAGTTTCCCAAGGATTCCTCAACCATTAAATTGTCACTGAGATCCAAATATTCTAGTGACTTTAAATGTTGTGAAAGTAAGCAAGGAACCAGAAAAACCTTACTGCTTTCTACTGTGACCCTTTTCACGTTTGCTGTAAGTGAATAGATACTACTCATAtcataaaatgagtaaaaatatggAATAGCCAACCTCCGTACTATTAAGGTCTCTATCCcacctatatttttaattttgtccatATCGGATATGTCAAAATCACCAAGCCCATCGAGGGTACAGCCCTCAAACTCGACTTCTAACACTCCAGAGACACAATTCAGCAGTTTCACAAGTTCGCTAAAACTTCCATCAGTGACTTTCACGTTTCTAAACGTCCACTTTTTAATCAATGTATTTGTTTCCCTGATGGATGCTTTCGAAAACTGGAAAGTGTTCAAGTGAGTATCTCTCAGTTCTAAATGTTTCAAGGACCTTGAAAGATCTACAAAAATCTCCAGCAAGAAAACAGGCTGCTTCATACGAAGAACCAAGTGGGTGATGTTCTGAATGGATTTCAAACTCTCTGGCTCATACCTCTGGAGATTTGAAGCATCAATCTCGAGTTCCTCAAGAAAAGTGAGCCCAGCAAAATCCTTTTCCTGAAGTTCGGTGAAGCTGTCAATACTCCCTACTTTCAGAATTTGCAAATTTGTAAGTTGAGAAAAAAGAGGCGTTTCCCCAAGGGATTTGTAAAGATTTCCCAGTAAATTTAAGAACTTTAGGGAAGAAAGGGGCCTGAACCAGGAGGATGATAAGTTTGATAAGAGATTATAGGATAAGTCCAAATGTTCGAGACTCCGcagggaaataaaagaatcttTCTCTATGGCATTAATTCCATTAGATGCCAGATTCAGAGCCTTGAGGTTCACGCAGCCCCGCAGGTCCCTGTTGCGGATGTAGGTAATCTCATTGTTGGAGAGGTCAAGGCTTCTCACAGCAGCCGTGAGCCCTGACGGGATGGACTTTAAAGATCTGAAGCGGCCATCACAGACACCCATGGGGTCACAGGATGGAGAAGATGCCTGATCAGGGCCCTCTTCCTTGGAGAGTTTGGTTACAGCCCCCAACACCCATACTGTCCACAAAACACGTGACATCGTCCAGGGGTCCAACCTACAAATAAAAGAGGTTCAAATGAGCAGTTGTGTTTGACAGTTCATCACGACTCCTGTTCCTGAGAAATGTTTTGTAAGacataacatacacacacacacacacacacacacacacacacacacacacacactctaccaGGAAAACAGAGGCGAATGGAATGTATGAATGAGGATGACAAATGAGTTCCCTGACACATCCAGCAATACCGACCAAGATTTCTGCCCCTATGCCATGACCTAAAAGCCCAATACCATCTGGAGTACAGAGCACGACTCACTAAGCATGAGCCaaaagaatgagtaaatgaatgaatggaggaaCGAATAAGCCAGCAGGTGAAGAAATGAGTtaggcttgggtggctcagttaagtgtccaactcttggcttcagctcaggtcatgatctcagggtcttgacatcaagccctgcatcagactccctgctgagctgctctccctctcccccactcccccctgctcatgctcacgtTCTCACTctttaaagtaagtaaataaatgtttaagaaagaaggaaagaaatgagctaGGCCTAACCATATGGATTTACAATCACCTACTCCTGCACTTCAAACCTTCTTGTATGTAAGCATGCCTCCTCCCTGCCTCGATGTCCCCTATGAGTTAGAGATCTCACAGAGCCCAGCCACAGCTCTCACTGGACAACTCTTCACTGAACACAGCTCCAGTGGTAGCAGGTTTTCACCATAAGACAACGGTCCCGTGCTCCTCAAGCTTGTCTGGCTCTTACTACTGGCAGGGAGGAGGCATGCTGGGAACGCCAACCACAGCCAGGTGGCTGCTGGGCTGATGGACAAGGAGACCATCAGAACGTTCTCTTCCTGCAGAGAAGTGCAGAAGCAGTGCTCGGTCTGGATGGGCTGTTGGGATGAATGTGGGGGGAGTAAAGTGGTCCGCACACTCTCCACCACCAGGAGATTCCCTACACCCATAAATCCAGCACCCTCTTTCTGTCCTCCTCCTGGGCCGTGTATCCCTCTTTGGCTTGACTCAGCCCTCTCATTCCTTGTGCCTGCACTCCTCTGTCCGTATTTGCTCACTACATAAACTGcacaagacatttttaaaaatttaaccccAAGGACACTTTTTATAGGTAAAACTAATTTCCCACCTCCACAGAATGAGAGATTATCAAAACACAGGCTATATAATTTATAGGCAGAGAGACTTAAAACATACATAATGTTAATACATAAATTGGTTTGGAAATTTAATAGCTGTTGCTGCCAGATTTTTTATGGCCACCCTAATGCAATTGCTTGGCATCACCTCCTGTCTCTTCTAGATAAATGGGGCCACACTATGCAGAGTTATTTTGGACTTCCACTTCTCACCTAACAATGTAGCTTGACATCTTCCTACTTCCACACAGAGAGGcacttctattctttttttttttttaaataggttttcctttttaaaatcatttatttatttgacagagagagagagagagcgcacgcacgtGAGCGCACacgcacaaggagagggagaagcagccagagggagagagagaagcagactccccgctgagaaaggagcctgatgtggggctcgatcccaggacccagggaccatgatctgagccaaaggcagatgcttaaccaactgagccacccaggtgcccctgacatttCTGATTCTTTCCCAATGGGTGGCAGTGTTTCATAGTATGGATAAGCCACCGTTGGCATTCCCATCAGCACTGTATGAGAGCCCAGCTGCTCTAGATCTTGCCACCACTGTGCACGGCCaatctttttcatttcagcaATTCTGGTAGGAGGTAGTGTCATCTCACTGTAATCTGAATCTATTTCCTGGACTACTAAGGAGTCTGAACATCTTCATCTGCAATGTGCACAGTTTCAGTGTTTGACCTACTGTTTTCTACTGGattgtcattattttaataattataataaatattaaattatatatacttaatacttaatttaataatttatacacatatataaagatatatactCTCAGAATAGAAGATGCATGTGTTACAGATACAGGCATTCCTTAGAGATATTACAGCTCCAGTTCCACAACAATAAAACAACTATCCCAATACAGGgagtcaaatgaattttgatTCCCAGTGCACTCACAAGCTAAGTTTACACTACACAGTAGTCTGTTAAATGTgcaatgtctttaaaaaatagtacagaccttcatttaaaaatgatttattggggcacctgggtggctcgggcagttaagtgtctgccttcagctcaggtcatgatcccagggtcctgggatcccatgTCGACATGTCCCatgttgggccccctgctcagccagaagtctaCTTCCTCAGCCAGAAGTCTACttaactccccctgcttgtgctctctctctctctcactgtgtctctgtcaagtaaataaataaaatcttaaaaaaataaaaataaaacaaaaataaccatcATCCAAGGCTAACCATCAAccgagctttcagtgagtcatcatCACTGATCATGGTTCATCATAATAAGCgtggaaaagtttgaaatattgccaGAATTACCGAAAGGTGACACAGACACTCAAAGTGAGCAAGTGCTGTTGGAAACATGACAGCAACAGACTTGTTCAGTACAGGGTTGTTACATAacttaaatctgtaaaaaaatccAGAACTCACCCCCCGGCAACGAAACAAGGTATGACTCTATCTTCTCCCACTCTACCCCTTTCCGTGTCACTTTCTACATGAGTTCTTTCGATGAACAGactttcttgtgttttctattttgtttcttagtaGTCATTTTTGTGGCCTATTTAAAAAGCCTTTGTTATGGTATCATGAAgatattctctttattattttttctttatttgagagaaagggcaaggagggctggcaggagaggggcaaagggagaagcagattccctgctgagtcgGGAGCCTGACTAAGGATTGTGTAATCATATCACCCAGATGTaatgggttcttttttctttcttccaatctgaatacctttattttgttttcttgattactgaatgttgaattttatcaaatacttttttatcTTCCTGTACCCATTGAGATGATTACATGGATTTCCACCTTCACTCTAAGAATACTGGTGATTTACTTTGATTTATTTAGTGCTGAGACAATGTTGTCTTTTTAGAATAAACCCAAGTTAGTCTGGatatattatactttttatattttactggaTATTTTTATTCACTAATATTTTCTCTAGAATTTTCCATCTATATTCAGAGTAAAATTGCCGTAtacatttcccttcctttccttgagTAGAATTCACCAATGCTGCCTTTTGAGCCTGCAGTTTTTGTTGTTAGTATCTGtacatttatcttgtttttgtaaaatacattACATATACTTAACAGCTATGGAACTATTCagatgttctttttcttatctgtcaGCTTTTGGCAAATTGTGTTTTTCAAGGgatctatcattttcttttaaattttcaaatttattgacacAGTTACTCAGAACATCCTCTGACTATTCTAATGTCCTGTCTTATCCCTTAGATGGAGTTCTttgtgcctgttttttttttattgtcttgatGGTCAGcagtttatcattttttactagcatttcaaaaaccagcttctcaTTTCAGAGatcctctatttcttttctctttcactaatttctattcttatattactatttccttccttccgcTTCCTCTAGATTTATTTTACTGTTCGTATTCTAATCTCTTAAGGTACATGCTTGCTCACTAATCTTCAgccattcttcatttctaatatattcatttatggTCAGACGTTTTCATGTAAGCACTAGTTTAGCTCTATTTTCCAGGccccttctcttctgttctttccatagtttgtctctTCAAGTTTCAGTCTCGATACTCTCTTCTGATGTACTTTCTAATTTATTCTCTCTCCAGCTGTGTTTAATCTATTGGTGGATCCATCCatggcttttaaattttgtagTTATTGCCATCTTCATCTATTTAActtctctttggttcttttcCCCATCCGCTATGTCATTTTTTACAGTTTCCAGTTCTCTGCCAAAATTTTCAACCTCATCCTTTATCACCTTGAACACAATAAGCCTCATCTGATAGGCTGCGCGACACTCTGACAGCCTTAAGGGATGGAACATTTAAGGTTAAGGTCGGGGGCAATCGTGGATGGAAAGGTAAAGCTAAACCAGGGGAAACT
Proteins encoded in this region:
- the TLR2 gene encoding toll-like receptor 2 isoform X1, encoding MSRVLWTVWVLGAVTKLSKEEGPDQASSPSCDPMGVCDGRFRSLKSIPSGLTAAVRSLDLSNNEITYIRNRDLRGCVNLKALNLASNGINAIEKDSFISLRSLEHLDLSYNLLSNLSSSWFRPLSSLKFLNLLGNLYKSLGETPLFSQLTNLQILKVGSIDSFTELQEKDFAGLTFLEELEIDASNLQRYEPESLKSIQNITHLVLRMKQPVFLLEIFVDLSRSLKHLELRDTHLNTFQFSKASIRETNTLIKKWTFRNVKVTDGSFSELVKLLNCVSGVLEVEFEGCTLDGLGDFDISDMDKIKNIGGIETLIVRRLAIPYFYSFYDMSSIYSLTANVKRVTVESSKVFLVPCLLSQHLKSLEYLDLSDNLMVEESLGNSACEQAWPLLQTLILRQNRLKSLEKTGETLLTLKNLTKLDISKNNYVSMPETCQWPDKLKYLNLSNTRIYSVTRCIPWMLEILDISNNNLDSFSLILPQLKELYISRNKLKTLPDASFLPMLHVLRISRNTISTFTKEQLDSFSTLEALEAGSNNFLCSCEFLSFTREQQSLAQILTDWPDNYLCDSPFSVRGQRVKDTRLPASECHQVALVSAVCSVLFLLILLTGFLCHHFHGLWYLKMMWAWLQAKRKPRKAPPRDVCYDAFVSYSEHDSYWVENMMVQELEHFDPPFRLCLHKRDFIPGKWIIDNIIDSIEKSHKTIFVLSENFVKSEWCKYELDFSHFRLFDENNDAAILILLEPIEKKAIPQRFCKLRKIMNTKTYLEWPTDETQQEGFWLNLRTALKS
- the TLR2 gene encoding toll-like receptor 2 isoform X2 codes for the protein MKIARSLQHVLLDPWTMSRVLWTVWVLGAVTKLSKEEGPDQASSPSCDPMGVCDGRFRSLKSIPSGLTAAVRSLDLSNNEITYIRNRDLRGCVNLKALNLASNGINAIEKDSFISLRSLEHLDLSYNLLSNLSSSWFRPLSSLKFLNLLGNLYKSLGETPLFSQLTNLQILKVGSIDSFTELQEKDFAGLTFLEELEIDASNLQRNKLKTLPDASFLPMLHVLRISRNTISTFTKEQLDSFSTLEALEAGSNNFLCSCEFLSFTREQQSLAQILTDWPDNYLCDSPFSVRGQRVKDTRLPASECHQVALVSAVCSVLFLLILLTGFLCHHFHGLWYLKMMWAWLQAKRKPRKAPPRDVCYDAFVSYSEHDSYWVENMMVQELEHFDPPFRLCLHKRDFIPGKWIIDNIIDSIEKSHKTIFVLSENFVKSEWCKYELDFSHFRLFDENNDAAILILLEPIEKKAIPQRFCKLRKIMNTKTYLEWPTDETQQEGFWLNLRTALKS